A section of the Bradyrhizobium oligotrophicum S58 genome encodes:
- a CDS encoding GFA family protein: MTDESKPVLTGGCQCGAIRYALMAAPSKVSICHCRMCQKASGAPFASFAEIDRESFAWTRGQPGTFRSSSIADRYFCAACGTPLGFGRIDGPRIEIMTGTFDRPDLMAPTRQYGSESRLGWVVAIANLPSQTTQQNYGPDKMATISSHQHPDHD; encoded by the coding sequence ATGACCGACGAAAGCAAACCCGTCCTCACCGGCGGCTGCCAATGCGGCGCGATCCGCTACGCGCTGATGGCGGCGCCGAGCAAGGTGAGCATCTGCCATTGCCGGATGTGCCAGAAGGCATCCGGCGCGCCATTCGCATCGTTCGCGGAGATCGATCGCGAGAGTTTCGCCTGGACGCGCGGCCAGCCGGGAACGTTTCGCTCCTCCTCGATCGCCGATCGCTACTTCTGTGCCGCCTGCGGCACACCGCTCGGCTTCGGCCGCATCGACGGGCCGCGGATCGAGATCATGACCGGCACCTTCGATCGGCCGGACCTGATGGCGCCGACGCGGCAATATGGCTCGGAATCCCGGCTCGGCTGGGTGGTCGCGATCGCCAATTTGCCGAGCCAGACCACGCAGCAGAACTACGGACCGGACAAGATGGCGACCATATCGAGCCATCAGCATCCGGATCATGATTGA
- the scpA gene encoding methylmalonyl-CoA mutase — MGRIPDFSAIAFEPTAAPAPAGHAEPWLTPEGIPVKPAYGEADLAGIDFLDTWPGIAPYLRGPYPTMYVNQPWTVRQYAGFSTAEDSNAFYRRNLAAGQKGLSVAFDLATHRGYDSDHPRVGGDVGMAGVAIDSIYDMRTLFAGIPLDQMSVSMTMNGAVLPILALFVVAAEEQGVPPEKLSGTIQNDILKEFMVRNTYIYPPSPSMRIISDIFAFTSQKMPKFNSISISGYHMQEAGATQDLELAYTLADGVEYLRAGIAAGLDVDRFAPRLSFFWAIGMNFFMEVAKLRAARLLWAKLLKPFNPKDARSLSLRTHSQTSGWSLTAQDVYNNVVRTAVEAMAATQGHTQSLHTNALDEALALPTDFSARIARNTQLFLQQESGTTRIIDPWGGSYYVERLTRDLAAKAWGHIQEVEELGGMAKAIEAGVPKLRIEEASAKTQARIDTGRQSVIGVNKFKPTDEPPLDVLKVDNSTVRRLQIDKLSRLKSERKQADVDAALSALTRSAGEGNGNLLALAIEAGRAKATVGEISDALEKVFGRHRAEIKSITGVYKREVAAMSGKAEKLQALIEAFEEAEGRRPRILVAKIGQDGHDRGQKVIASAFADLGFDVDIGPLFATADEAARQAVENDVHILGVSSLAAAHLTAVPELKAALKKQGREDIMIIIGGVVPPQDYDALYKAGAEAIFPPGTVIADAAEELIRKLNTRLGHSQAAE; from the coding sequence ATGGGCCGCATTCCTGATTTCAGCGCCATCGCGTTCGAGCCGACTGCAGCGCCCGCTCCCGCAGGCCATGCCGAGCCATGGCTGACGCCCGAGGGCATCCCCGTGAAGCCCGCCTATGGCGAGGCCGATCTCGCCGGCATCGATTTCCTCGACACCTGGCCGGGCATCGCGCCGTATCTGCGCGGCCCCTACCCGACGATGTATGTCAACCAGCCCTGGACGGTCCGGCAATATGCCGGCTTCTCCACGGCGGAGGATTCCAACGCGTTCTATCGCCGCAACCTCGCCGCCGGCCAGAAGGGCCTTTCGGTCGCGTTCGATCTCGCCACCCATCGCGGCTATGATTCCGATCATCCGCGCGTCGGCGGCGATGTCGGCATGGCCGGCGTCGCGATCGATTCCATCTACGACATGCGCACGCTGTTCGCCGGCATCCCGCTCGACCAGATGAGCGTGTCGATGACCATGAACGGCGCGGTACTGCCGATCCTCGCGCTGTTCGTCGTCGCCGCCGAAGAGCAGGGCGTGCCGCCGGAAAAGCTGTCGGGCACCATTCAGAACGACATTCTGAAAGAGTTCATGGTGCGCAACACCTACATCTATCCGCCGTCGCCCTCGATGCGGATCATCTCCGACATCTTCGCCTTCACCTCGCAGAAGATGCCGAAATTCAACTCGATCTCGATTTCCGGCTATCACATGCAGGAGGCCGGCGCGACGCAGGATCTCGAGCTCGCCTACACGCTCGCCGACGGCGTCGAATATCTGCGCGCCGGCATCGCGGCCGGCCTGGACGTGGATCGCTTCGCCCCGCGGCTGTCGTTCTTCTGGGCGATCGGCATGAACTTCTTCATGGAGGTCGCCAAGCTCCGAGCCGCACGGCTGTTGTGGGCCAAGCTGCTGAAGCCGTTCAATCCGAAGGACGCGCGCTCGCTGTCGCTGCGCACCCACAGCCAGACCTCGGGCTGGTCGCTGACCGCGCAGGACGTCTACAACAACGTCGTGCGCACCGCGGTCGAGGCGATGGCGGCGACGCAAGGGCATACACAGTCGCTGCACACCAACGCGCTCGACGAAGCCCTGGCGCTGCCGACCGACTTCTCCGCCCGCATCGCCCGCAACACCCAGCTGTTCCTGCAGCAGGAAAGCGGCACCACCCGCATCATCGATCCCTGGGGCGGCTCATACTACGTCGAGCGGCTCACCCGCGATCTCGCCGCCAAGGCCTGGGGCCACATCCAGGAGGTCGAGGAGCTCGGCGGCATGGCCAAGGCGATCGAGGCCGGCGTGCCGAAGCTGCGCATCGAGGAGGCTTCGGCCAAGACCCAGGCGCGCATCGACACCGGCCGCCAGTCGGTGATCGGCGTCAACAAGTTCAAGCCCACGGACGAGCCGCCGCTCGACGTGCTCAAGGTCGACAATTCCACCGTGCGCCGGCTGCAGATCGACAAGCTCTCTCGGCTGAAATCCGAGCGCAAGCAGGCGGACGTCGATGCGGCGCTGTCAGCGCTGACGCGCTCGGCCGGCGAAGGCAATGGCAACCTGCTGGCGCTCGCCATCGAGGCCGGCCGCGCCAAGGCGACCGTTGGCGAAATCTCCGACGCGCTGGAAAAAGTGTTCGGCCGCCACCGCGCCGAGATCAAGTCCATCACCGGCGTCTACAAGCGGGAGGTCGCCGCCATGTCCGGCAAAGCCGAGAAGCTGCAGGCACTGATCGAGGCGTTCGAAGAGGCGGAAGGGCGACGGCCACGCATCCTGGTCGCCAAGATCGGCCAGGACGGCCACGACCGCGGCCAGAAGGTGATTGCGTCAGCCTTCGCCGATCTCGGCTTCGACGTCGACATCGGGCCGTTGTTCGCGACCGCCGACGAGGCGGCGCGCCAGGCGGTCGAGAACGACGTGCACATTCTCGGCGTGTCGTCGCTCGCAGCCGCGCATCTCACCGCCGTGCCGGAGCTGAAGGCCGCGCTGAAGAAACAGGGCCGCGAGGACATCATGATCATCATCGGCGGCGTGGTGCCGCCGCAGGATTACGACGCCCTCTACAAGGCCGGTGCCGAGGCGATCTTCCCGCCGGGCACCGTGATCGCCGATGCGGCCGAGGAGCTGATCCGCAAGCTCAACACGCGGCTCGGCCACAGTCAGGCGGCGGAGTAG
- a CDS encoding DUF3298 and DUF4163 domain-containing protein, whose product MTRLHLFAAPLFSLLWLSPAFAAEPKPDATITTKAIEANVTLDAQIKADAPLAAYCLADGRKWIDKNAGDAAKERKEDPQAFSDGKWSFERKYSLRSDVADRYVSIVRDDYMDTRGAHPNSDVNTILWDKAEAKPISIRPFFTETADNGPTMKAMLNAVITSLKAEKKKRGATETASAEWFKGLEPKLLKIGAVTLAPSTAAGKSSGLTFHYPPYAVGPYAEGQYVAFVPWETLRPYLSPEGQAIFGGSRPRQDAEEQ is encoded by the coding sequence ATGACCCGACTGCACCTGTTCGCCGCCCCCCTGTTCAGCCTGCTGTGGCTGTCGCCCGCTTTCGCGGCCGAGCCCAAGCCGGACGCGACCATCACCACCAAGGCGATCGAGGCCAACGTCACGCTCGATGCGCAGATCAAGGCGGACGCGCCGCTGGCCGCGTATTGCCTCGCCGACGGCAGGAAGTGGATCGACAAGAATGCCGGCGATGCCGCCAAGGAGCGCAAGGAGGATCCGCAAGCCTTCAGCGACGGCAAATGGTCGTTCGAGCGCAAATATTCGCTGCGCTCTGATGTCGCCGACCGCTATGTCAGCATCGTCAGGGACGACTACATGGACACGCGCGGCGCGCATCCCAACAGCGACGTCAACACCATCCTCTGGGACAAGGCCGAGGCCAAGCCGATCAGCATCCGTCCGTTCTTCACCGAGACCGCCGACAACGGCCCCACGATGAAGGCGATGCTGAATGCGGTCATCACGTCGCTGAAGGCCGAGAAGAAGAAGCGCGGTGCCACCGAAACGGCCTCCGCCGAATGGTTCAAGGGGCTGGAGCCGAAGCTCTTGAAGATCGGCGCGGTGACGCTCGCGCCTTCTACAGCAGCCGGAAAAAGCTCCGGCCTGACCTTCCACTACCCGCCCTACGCCGTCGGCCCCTACGCCGAAGGCCAGTACGTCGCCTTCGTGCCGTGGGAGACGCTGAGGCCATATCTGAGCCCTGAGGGCCAAGCGATTTTCGGCGGCAGCCGGCCGAGGCAGGACGCGGAAGAGCAGTGA
- a CDS encoding nucleotidyltransferase family protein, which produces MNDVADIPLMTIIGRLQALAPALRSAGITRLSLFGSRARGDARPDSDLDVLVETTAPGLLPAFDHFKVQHLIEDDIGLRVQITQRALLKRRIADRIADDLIEVF; this is translated from the coding sequence ATGAACGACGTCGCTGACATTCCCCTCATGACGATCATCGGCCGGCTGCAGGCTCTTGCACCGGCCCTGCGGAGCGCTGGCATCACGCGGCTGTCGCTGTTCGGTTCGCGCGCGCGCGGCGATGCTCGTCCTGACAGCGACCTCGACGTGCTCGTGGAAACCACGGCCCCCGGCCTCCTTCCCGCATTCGATCACTTCAAGGTTCAACACCTCATCGAGGACGACATCGGACTGCGCGTCCAGATCACGCAGCGGGCGCTGTTGAAGCGGCGGATCGCCGACCGAATTGCGGATGACCTGATCGAGGTGTTTTGA
- a CDS encoding HepT-like ribonuclease domain-containing protein yields MPPTVEDRLRDIAEAITEIEQLVAGADLAAFSSDRLLRLATERLLEIICEASRSIPDSIKSESPTIHWRKMIDFGNLLRHAYHTTDVAVVWDVVVGELPALKMFISGKLADLK; encoded by the coding sequence GTGCCTCCGACCGTCGAAGACCGGCTGCGGGACATTGCCGAAGCCATTACAGAAATCGAACAGCTTGTCGCCGGCGCCGATCTCGCGGCCTTCAGCTCAGACCGTCTGTTGCGCCTTGCGACCGAGCGTCTGCTTGAGATCATTTGCGAGGCCTCCCGCAGCATTCCAGACAGCATCAAGAGCGAGAGTCCGACGATCCACTGGCGGAAAATGATCGACTTCGGAAACCTGCTGCGGCATGCCTATCATACCACCGACGTCGCCGTCGTTTGGGACGTCGTCGTCGGCGAACTGCCGGCCTTGAAGATGTTCATCAGCGGCAAGCTGGCCGACTTGAAATAG
- the meaB gene encoding methylmalonyl Co-A mutase-associated GTPase MeaB, whose translation MISQRTDTTSLANALRAGSRAALARAITLVESRRADHQAAARELVQALLPQTGSAIRVGITGSPGVGKSTTIDALGMYLVGQGHKVAVLAVDPSSARTGGSILGDKTRMARLSHCEQAFIRPSPSSGTLGGVAAKTREAMLLCEATGFDVILVETVGIGQSETAVCDMTDFFLALMLPGGGDELQGIKKGLVELADMIAINKADGDNIKRANITAADYRGALHLLSPRSEHWHPPVVTYSAISGTGIAELWQKVLDHRKAMIASGEFASRRREQQVKWMWTMLEQRLMARLRTDPSIRTKVKKLETEVAEGRVTPALAAEQLAELLN comes from the coding sequence ATGATCTCGCAGCGCACCGACACCACCTCATTAGCCAACGCCTTGCGCGCCGGCAGCCGCGCGGCGCTGGCGCGCGCAATCACGCTGGTCGAAAGCCGCCGCGCCGACCATCAGGCGGCGGCGCGCGAGCTGGTGCAGGCGCTGCTGCCGCAGACCGGAAGCGCGATCCGCGTCGGTATTACCGGCTCGCCCGGGGTCGGCAAGTCCACCACGATCGACGCGCTCGGCATGTACCTGGTCGGACAGGGCCACAAGGTCGCGGTGCTCGCGGTGGATCCCTCCTCCGCGCGCACCGGTGGTTCCATCCTGGGCGACAAGACGCGGATGGCGCGGCTGTCGCATTGCGAGCAGGCCTTCATCCGCCCCTCGCCATCCTCAGGCACGCTCGGCGGCGTCGCCGCCAAGACGCGGGAGGCGATGCTGCTGTGTGAAGCCACCGGCTTCGACGTGATCCTGGTCGAGACGGTCGGCATCGGCCAGTCCGAGACCGCGGTCTGCGACATGACCGACTTCTTCCTCGCGCTGATGCTGCCGGGCGGCGGCGACGAGCTGCAGGGCATCAAGAAGGGCCTGGTCGAGCTCGCCGACATGATCGCGATCAACAAGGCCGACGGCGACAATATCAAGCGCGCCAACATCACTGCGGCCGACTATCGCGGCGCGCTGCATCTGCTCAGTCCCCGCTCCGAGCATTGGCATCCGCCGGTCGTGACCTATTCGGCGATATCAGGCACCGGGATCGCCGAGCTATGGCAGAAGGTCCTCGACCATCGCAAGGCGATGATCGCCTCCGGCGAGTTTGCGAGCCGCCGGCGCGAGCAGCAGGTGAAGTGGATGTGGACCATGCTGGAGCAGCGGCTGATGGCGCGGCTGCGCACCGACCCGTCGATTCGCACCAAGGTGAAGAAGCTCGAGACCGAGGTTGCGGAGGGGCGCGTCACACCGGCGCTGGCGGCCGAGCAGCTTGCGGAGCTGCTGAATTGA
- a CDS encoding pyroglutamyl-peptidase I — MSERLRILITGFGPFPGAPSNPTMPLVKRLSELRRPALDDVDISSHIFHVTYSTVDRELPALIAERHPHALLMFGLAGRTRYLRIETRARNAVTTSFPDADRHVARKGTIVPGAHPMPFGPHVARLLRAARATGIDARPSRDAGSYLCNYLSWRAIEATRAADGPRLAAFIHIPPLPRAGTALPHGSSRITLEALVDAGEAMLMELIKLVRQASCRTS, encoded by the coding sequence TTGAGCGAGCGGCTGCGCATCCTCATCACCGGTTTCGGCCCGTTTCCCGGCGCGCCGTCCAACCCGACCATGCCGCTGGTGAAGCGCCTGTCGGAGCTGCGGCGGCCGGCGCTCGATGACGTAGACATCAGCAGCCACATCTTTCACGTGACCTACAGCACGGTGGATCGCGAGCTGCCCGCGCTGATTGCCGAACGGCACCCGCATGCGCTGTTGATGTTCGGTCTCGCCGGACGAACGCGTTATCTTCGTATCGAGACCCGCGCCCGGAACGCGGTCACCACCAGCTTCCCCGATGCCGATCGTCACGTTGCGCGCAAGGGCACGATCGTGCCGGGTGCGCATCCGATGCCGTTCGGTCCGCACGTGGCGCGGTTGCTGCGCGCGGCACGCGCCACGGGCATCGATGCCCGCCCGTCGCGTGATGCCGGCAGCTATCTCTGCAACTATCTGAGCTGGCGCGCGATCGAGGCGACCAGAGCCGCCGATGGCCCGCGGCTCGCCGCCTTCATCCACATTCCTCCGTTGCCACGAGCCGGCACGGCGTTGCCGCACGGCAGCTCGCGCATCACGCTGGAGGCGCTCGTCGACGCCGGCGAAGCGATGTTGATGGAGCTGATCAAGCTCGTGCGACAGGCATCCTGTCGCACGAGCTGA
- a CDS encoding GlsB/YeaQ/YmgE family stress response membrane protein, with protein MHLSNESLLVILFVGIVAGWLAGRVMDGGGFGLIGDLVVGLVGAFIGNWLLPQLGIHLGVGLVAAIINAFIGAVVLLLILRLIGGGFGGRRRWSV; from the coding sequence ATGCATCTGTCCAATGAGAGTCTACTGGTTATTCTGTTCGTCGGCATCGTCGCCGGGTGGCTCGCGGGCCGCGTCATGGACGGCGGTGGTTTCGGCCTGATCGGCGATCTGGTCGTCGGCCTCGTCGGCGCCTTCATCGGCAATTGGCTGTTGCCGCAGCTCGGAATTCATCTGGGTGTCGGACTGGTCGCCGCGATCATCAACGCCTTCATCGGCGCCGTGGTTCTGCTGCTCATCCTGCGCCTGATCGGCGGGGGATTTGGCGGTCGGCGCCGCTGGAGCGTCTGA